A single window of Luteipulveratus halotolerans DNA harbors:
- a CDS encoding cytidine deaminase family protein yields MTTALPTSARELTPDETELVDLARRTIDATTDAGPHEDGVHTMGAAVRAADGRMFAGVNLYHFTGGPCAELVALGAARAAGATQITHIVAVGNHGRGPVGPCGRDRQVLFDYHRDVRVILPTPVGVRSVQIADLMPLATGWSFDGGSVMA; encoded by the coding sequence ATGACGACCGCACTGCCGACCTCGGCCCGCGAGCTGACTCCCGACGAGACCGAGCTCGTCGACCTCGCCCGCCGCACCATCGACGCGACGACCGACGCCGGCCCCCACGAGGACGGCGTGCACACGATGGGCGCGGCCGTGCGCGCGGCGGACGGTCGGATGTTCGCCGGGGTGAATCTGTACCACTTCACCGGCGGCCCGTGCGCCGAGCTGGTCGCGCTCGGCGCCGCCCGGGCCGCGGGTGCCACGCAGATCACGCACATCGTGGCCGTCGGCAACCACGGTCGCGGCCCGGTCGGACCGTGCGGTCGTGATCGGCAGGTGCTGTTCGACTACCACCGCGACGTCCGGGTCATCCTGCCCACGCCGGTCGGCGTACGCAGCGTGCAGATCGCCGACCTGATGCCGCTCGCGACCGGCTGGTCGTTCGACGGCGGT